Proteins from a genomic interval of Sporolactobacillus sp. Y61:
- a CDS encoding aminopeptidase: MKNFDNLLDRYADITVRIGLNVQKGQDVVIFAPIESPGFVRKTVRKAYEAGAENVYVDWTDDQITRIRFEKAPDRTFDTFPSWRARSFEERADRDAAFLYIYAPNPELLKGIDPGRVTRSQKASVTANKKFSDDRLNARVSWTIVSVPTAGWSAKIFPKLGEAERIEALWKQIFTITRADREDPVAAWQDHIHTLTEKLDYFNEKRFKKLYYKAPGTDLEIELPEGHLWVGGGMTTTKGIRFQPNMPTEEIYTMPLKTGVNGTVSSTKPLNFGGHLIERFSITFKEGRIIDFQAEQGYETLKKIIDTDEGSHYLGEVSLVPHRSPISETNLIFYNTLFDENASCHLAIGTCLPFNYRGGQEMSEEELAAKGANFSLTHVDFMVGSAKLDIDGESQDGKRVPLFRKGNWAI, from the coding sequence ATGAAAAATTTTGATAATCTGCTTGATCGGTATGCAGATATTACCGTCCGTATCGGCCTGAACGTTCAGAAAGGTCAGGACGTCGTCATTTTCGCTCCGATTGAATCGCCCGGCTTTGTCCGCAAGACCGTCCGGAAGGCTTATGAGGCGGGAGCAGAAAATGTGTACGTCGACTGGACGGATGATCAGATCACGCGGATCCGTTTCGAAAAAGCGCCTGATCGGACGTTCGACACTTTCCCGTCCTGGCGTGCCCGTTCCTTTGAGGAACGGGCAGACCGCGATGCGGCATTCCTCTATATCTATGCACCGAATCCTGAACTGCTGAAAGGGATTGATCCCGGCAGAGTCACCCGATCTCAGAAAGCATCGGTCACAGCCAATAAAAAGTTCTCCGATGACCGGCTCAATGCCCGGGTCAGCTGGACCATCGTTTCTGTCCCAACTGCCGGCTGGTCGGCGAAAATCTTTCCGAAACTCGGAGAAGCGGAACGGATTGAAGCCCTGTGGAAACAGATCTTCACCATCACACGCGCGGACCGGGAAGATCCTGTAGCCGCATGGCAGGACCACATCCATACACTGACGGAAAAGCTGGATTATTTTAACGAGAAACGGTTTAAAAAACTGTATTATAAAGCCCCGGGCACCGATCTGGAAATTGAACTGCCGGAAGGGCACCTCTGGGTCGGCGGCGGCATGACGACGACGAAAGGGATCCGTTTCCAGCCAAACATGCCGACCGAAGAGATCTACACCATGCCACTGAAAACAGGGGTCAACGGAACAGTCTCCAGCACTAAACCGCTGAATTTCGGAGGTCATCTGATTGAACGGTTTTCAATCACATTCAAAGAGGGCCGGATTATCGACTTTCAGGCAGAACAGGGCTACGAGACACTGAAAAAAATCATCGATACCGACGAAGGGTCACACTACCTGGGCGAAGTGTCGCTTGTCCCGCACCGTTCGCCGATCTCGGAGACGAATCTGATTTTCTACAACACCCTGTTTGATGAAAATGCTTCCTGCCATCTGGCCATCGGCACCTGTCTACCCTTCAATTACCGTGGCGGGCAGGAGATGAGTGAGGAAGAGCTTGCGGCAAAAGGTGCCAACTTCAGCCTGACTCATGTTGATTTTATGGTGGGATCAGCCAAACTTGATATTGACGGAGAATCGCAGGACGGAAAACGGGTGCCTCTGTTCCGAAAAGGGAACTGGGCGATTTAA
- the rsgA gene encoding ribosome small subunit-dependent GTPase A yields the protein MTLADYGWNQTLRTRAAGDLASGLSAARVISEYKGQYRIVTESGFFPAEITGRMRHLAAGRRDFPAVGDWITADVRPSDGRATIHRILPRMSKFSRNIAGETTEEQIVAANMNTVFLVMALNHDFNLRRLERYLTMAWESGANPVILLSKADLCPDVAQKISEVEEVAIGVPIFPVSALQNQGREQLDPYLGKGQTVVFLGSSGAGKSTLVNWLCGEVRQSVQEVRADDDRGRHTTTSRELILLPSGGVVIDTPGMRELQLWNASDESVGHSFADIEELASRCRFRDCTHTHEPGCAVRRALDDGRLDQARYTSYLKLQRELAHVRRKTDRQAMLQEKARWKKLSKTMRKQNHH from the coding sequence ATGACATTAGCTGATTATGGATGGAATCAGACGCTCAGAACCCGGGCGGCAGGAGATCTTGCATCTGGATTATCTGCCGCACGTGTGATTTCTGAATATAAGGGACAATACAGGATTGTCACAGAAAGCGGATTTTTCCCGGCGGAAATTACCGGCCGAATGCGCCATCTGGCTGCGGGGCGCAGGGATTTTCCTGCCGTCGGCGACTGGATCACAGCAGATGTGCGCCCATCAGACGGCCGGGCAACGATTCACCGCATCCTGCCCCGCATGAGTAAATTTTCCAGAAATATCGCCGGAGAGACGACCGAAGAGCAGATCGTCGCCGCAAACATGAATACGGTTTTCCTTGTCATGGCGCTGAACCATGACTTTAATCTCCGCCGGCTGGAGCGCTATCTGACGATGGCCTGGGAAAGCGGGGCAAACCCGGTAATCCTCTTAAGCAAAGCCGATCTCTGTCCGGACGTCGCGCAGAAAATTTCCGAAGTGGAAGAGGTCGCCATCGGGGTACCGATCTTTCCGGTCAGTGCCCTGCAAAACCAGGGAAGAGAGCAGCTCGATCCGTATCTGGGCAAGGGACAGACCGTTGTTTTTCTCGGCTCGTCAGGTGCCGGAAAATCGACCCTGGTCAACTGGCTCTGCGGAGAAGTAAGGCAAAGCGTTCAGGAGGTACGTGCGGATGACGACCGCGGGCGTCACACGACGACCAGCCGTGAACTGATCCTCCTGCCTTCCGGAGGGGTGGTGATCGATACACCCGGGATGCGTGAACTGCAGCTCTGGAACGCCTCGGACGAATCGGTCGGTCACAGCTTTGCGGATATTGAAGAACTCGCCTCCCGCTGCCGGTTCCGCGACTGCACCCACACCCATGAGCCGGGCTGCGCTGTTCGTCGTGCCCTTGACGATGGACGGCTGGATCAGGCGCGATACACCAGTTACCTCAAGCTGCAGCGGGAGCTTGCCCACGTGAGACGGAAGACGGACAGACAGGCAATGCTTCAGGAAAAGGCACGCTGGAAGAAGCTAAGCAAGACGATGAGAAAACAAAACCATCATTAA
- a CDS encoding transposase, with protein MDSGKTTKKFNKEFRQMIVELYQAGTPVKDLSSEYGVSETTIYKWIKKLNPIPLEDGKSFTPEDYLKLQKEIRRIQEENEILKKAMAIFAKK; from the coding sequence ATGGACAGCGGAAAGACGACCAAAAAATTCAATAAAGAATTTCGGCAGATGATTGTGGAGCTCTACCAGGCAGGCACTCCGGTCAAAGATCTCAGCAGCGAATATGGCGTATCGGAAACGACGATTTATAAATGGATTAAGAAACTGAATCCCATTCCTTTAGAAGATGGGAAATCCTTCACTCCTGAGGATTACCTGAAGCTTCAGAAAGAGATACGACGCATTCAGGAGGAAAATGAAATATTAAAAAAAGCTATGGCCATATTCGCAAAAAAGTAA
- a CDS encoding methyl-accepting chemotaxis protein, protein MSSEKPNHAVNTRSEKKHVRQVILLILLLAAFTGLALIFFLFGRYDKVPEAAVLLVLTLVASALVLRLVFRFYNQRIHQLKQTVEAAEAGDLRVRASLKGSDELEELGDLVNRMLTGHQKMLAHIHQVAEKVGDASQTLVSNSEEHTASAGEIGSAMSEIASGASNQAELMSKTGQAAEELERYTGDIGQHTDQLKKGAAVLLEASDHNKKSVAALRKHSERTIGATADIISAIRSLEGRSKNVGSIIETISDIAGQTNLLALNAAIEAARAGEQGKGFAVVADEVHKLSEQTDRALKEVSELMTGIQKDTADTVAFAGNTSKVLEEQFGVVADFENEAGQTAKAVSENNARIEEIVGAIHEMIQRIRQMKQNIDGVSEISEQTASGTEEVTASIEEQTAGMEQLSTLATDLEKNAEDLRRAVSRYTYS, encoded by the coding sequence ATGTCTTCTGAAAAGCCGAATCATGCAGTGAACACCCGGTCAGAGAAAAAGCATGTCAGGCAGGTGATCCTCCTAATCCTGCTTCTGGCTGCGTTTACGGGGCTTGCCCTGATATTTTTTTTGTTTGGGAGGTATGACAAAGTACCTGAGGCTGCTGTACTGCTTGTTCTGACGCTGGTTGCAAGCGCTCTGGTGCTCCGTCTGGTTTTCCGTTTTTATAATCAAAGGATTCATCAGCTGAAACAGACAGTGGAAGCTGCGGAGGCAGGCGATTTGCGCGTCCGTGCTTCGCTGAAGGGCAGCGATGAACTGGAGGAGCTGGGCGATCTCGTCAACAGGATGCTCACCGGTCATCAGAAGATGCTTGCCCATATTCACCAGGTCGCGGAAAAAGTCGGTGATGCTTCGCAGACGCTCGTCTCGAACAGCGAAGAGCATACGGCATCGGCCGGTGAAATCGGATCTGCGATGTCTGAAATTGCATCCGGCGCGTCCAACCAGGCGGAACTGATGAGTAAAACAGGCCAGGCAGCTGAAGAACTGGAACGTTATACAGGGGACATCGGGCAGCATACCGATCAATTGAAAAAGGGCGCTGCAGTCCTGCTTGAAGCATCGGATCATAATAAAAAGTCTGTTGCGGCGCTGCGCAAGCATTCCGAGCGAACCATCGGCGCAACAGCAGATATAATTTCAGCGATCCGTTCGCTTGAAGGGCGTTCGAAAAATGTCGGTTCGATCATCGAGACGATCTCAGATATCGCCGGACAGACGAATCTCCTGGCACTGAATGCCGCAATTGAAGCCGCACGTGCCGGTGAGCAGGGGAAGGGTTTCGCTGTCGTTGCCGATGAAGTGCACAAGCTTTCTGAGCAGACTGACCGTGCCCTTAAAGAGGTATCGGAATTAATGACCGGGATTCAGAAAGATACGGCGGATACGGTCGCTTTTGCCGGAAATACCAGTAAAGTGCTTGAAGAACAGTTTGGTGTGGTTGCCGATTTTGAAAACGAAGCCGGACAGACGGCAAAAGCCGTATCGGAAAACAATGCACGGATTGAAGAAATCGTTGGCGCCATCCATGAAATGATTCAGCGGATCCGGCAAATGAAACAGAACATAGACGGCGTCTCAGAGATCAGTGAGCAGACGGCTTCCGGCACCGAGGAAGTGACGGCTTCAATCGAAGAACAGACGGCCGGAATGGAACAACTGTCGACGCTGGCTACGGATCTGGAAAAGAACGCTGAAGATTTGCGCCGGGCTGTATCCCGTTATACTTATTCATGA
- a CDS encoding D-serine ammonia-lyase, protein MAEKIAGKSLAQWLRELPDLQPVIDKKEILWLNPRYGGTGKGVVTASDVTEAEARLRRFAPYLKTVFPETRAAHGLIESPFYPVPKMRDWLEASSGIRIPGRLMMKADSELPVSGSIKARGGIYEVLKTAEQLAVRAGLLSETDDYAKLAHPDFRRFFSKYALAVGSTGNLGLSIGIVGSKLGFRTTVHMSHDARQWKKDLLREKGAMVREYPDDYSVAIREGRKKALSDPYGHFIDDENSKDLFAGYATAGMRLKKQFDAAGIKVDAHHPLFVYLPCGVGGGPGGVTFGLKQAFGTHVHAFFVEPTHAPCFLLGLMTGLDDQVNVKDFGLDNQTAADGLAVPKPSALVGKAAGHLISGCMTIDDRRLFQYLKSLWDTEGHRIEPSAAAGLIGPELLFGTKAGQKYLSDHRLTGKTDQAMHLFWATGGGMVPPEEWKTYYQQV, encoded by the coding sequence ATGGCGGAGAAAATAGCCGGAAAAAGTCTGGCGCAGTGGCTGAGGGAACTCCCGGATCTTCAGCCCGTAATAGATAAAAAGGAGATCTTATGGCTCAATCCGCGGTATGGCGGAACCGGAAAAGGTGTTGTGACGGCGTCCGATGTAACGGAAGCGGAAGCACGGCTGCGCCGGTTCGCGCCGTATCTGAAAACCGTTTTTCCGGAGACGCGGGCCGCGCACGGACTGATTGAATCGCCCTTTTACCCTGTGCCGAAGATGCGAGACTGGCTGGAGGCGTCATCAGGTATCCGGATACCCGGGCGCCTGATGATGAAGGCGGACAGTGAACTGCCGGTGTCGGGATCGATCAAGGCGCGTGGCGGGATTTATGAAGTCTTAAAGACGGCTGAACAGCTGGCGGTCCGTGCCGGTCTTTTGTCCGAAACAGATGATTATGCGAAACTGGCACATCCGGATTTCCGCCGCTTTTTTTCGAAATACGCGCTTGCTGTCGGCTCAACAGGCAATCTGGGCCTCAGCATCGGTATCGTCGGGTCAAAGCTCGGATTTCGGACCACGGTCCATATGTCACATGACGCCCGGCAGTGGAAGAAGGATCTGCTGCGGGAGAAGGGCGCGATGGTCAGGGAATATCCGGACGATTACAGTGTTGCAATCCGCGAAGGCAGGAAAAAGGCGCTGTCTGATCCGTACGGCCATTTTATCGATGACGAGAACTCAAAGGATCTCTTTGCCGGTTATGCGACGGCCGGCATGCGCCTGAAAAAGCAGTTTGATGCCGCCGGGATAAAGGTGGATGCGCATCACCCGCTTTTTGTTTATCTGCCCTGCGGTGTCGGCGGCGGACCGGGAGGCGTCACCTTCGGACTAAAGCAGGCGTTCGGCACGCATGTTCACGCCTTTTTCGTCGAGCCGACGCACGCGCCGTGCTTTTTACTTGGGCTGATGACGGGGCTTGATGATCAGGTGAATGTAAAAGATTTCGGTCTGGATAACCAGACCGCGGCGGACGGACTGGCGGTACCGAAACCGTCGGCACTCGTCGGTAAAGCGGCCGGACACCTGATATCCGGGTGCATGACTATTGACGACCGGCGTCTGTTTCAATACCTGAAGAGCCTTTGGGATACAGAAGGGCACCGGATTGAGCCTTCAGCTGCGGCCGGTCTGATCGGTCCGGAGCTGCTGTTTGGAACGAAAGCCGGACAAAAGTATTTGTCGGATCATCGCCTGACGGGGAAAACAGATCAGGCCATGCATTTATTCTGGGCGACCGGAGGCGGCATGGTGCCGCCGGAAGAATGGAAGACTTATTATCAACAGGTTTAA
- a CDS encoding methyl-accepting chemotaxis protein, producing the protein MKQVKQSMGKDRKDATREGDSKPAAGAHPSSDKRSGRFAVIKNRMTRGLKKKLPLRSLQSRSIRGQLLVPMITLVVIIGLAGGIVSYFIGARMTTQALIRSTAAQLQSTNTNFETYFADAQSVVRQFAINKMLNDVSQNEEQIHDAFQNVLSSNDKYQALTFGSANKEVIRSPLYFFPEGYDPTKEAWYQSGIRGEGKSVWTNPYEDTVTKQNVVSVSQAVMNHGEVRGVVKLDLFILSIVNQVKHARFGQTGYAVLLDRSGKYIASPGKERTGSGRLDQSVFDQMKKMGTSGQFYTKIGGQQKLLCFQTNKTTGWTLAGVIDKSEISNQANVIALPSAITVILIILAVVLISSVLVRQVTGRLGHLQEAAKRIEEGDLTVSLPVKGSDEIEKLTGSINKMAAVNREVFRKLSEVARELSGAAQTLVASVEENTASSNEISATVTQIATGATSQASALDHSQSSLDSLVKQVKRMDQESREVLHGANEMDATSKGGSRQMKHLSKQSDASTRTTGQIIAAVTDLQKHAKEISKIIDVLDSIARRTNLLSLNASIEAAHAGENGRGFAVVASEIRKLAGQTGQSLKEVTATVRMMTEGMAQAVSLCEETSGLIRDQGTAVSDTSHAFDQIEATVAKNVSGIRRITDAIRKTQDNIEEISQGTQTIASTSEETAASTEEVSASVEQQTASMEELSKLATGLGQQAQRMEDAIRHFKI; encoded by the coding sequence ATGAAACAGGTGAAACAGAGTATGGGAAAGGACAGAAAAGATGCCACCCGGGAAGGGGACAGTAAGCCGGCGGCCGGAGCACATCCATCTTCTGATAAGCGCTCAGGTCGTTTTGCCGTGATCAAAAACAGAATGACACGGGGTCTGAAGAAAAAGTTGCCGCTGCGCAGCCTTCAGTCCCGGTCCATACGGGGTCAGCTGCTGGTCCCGATGATCACGCTGGTTGTGATCATCGGCCTTGCCGGCGGCATCGTCAGTTATTTTATCGGGGCGAGAATGACCACTCAGGCACTGATCCGTTCCACGGCGGCTCAGCTGCAGTCGACAAATACCAATTTTGAGACGTATTTCGCGGATGCACAATCCGTTGTCCGTCAGTTCGCGATTAACAAGATGCTGAACGATGTGTCACAAAATGAGGAACAGATTCATGATGCATTCCAGAATGTCCTGAGTTCGAATGATAAATATCAGGCACTGACTTTCGGATCGGCGAATAAAGAAGTGATTCGCTCACCGCTCTATTTTTTCCCCGAAGGCTATGACCCGACAAAGGAAGCATGGTATCAGTCCGGCATCCGCGGTGAGGGTAAATCAGTCTGGACTAATCCTTATGAAGATACCGTGACGAAGCAGAATGTGGTCAGTGTCAGCCAGGCGGTAATGAACCATGGAGAAGTCAGAGGTGTGGTGAAACTGGATCTGTTCATCCTCTCGATTGTCAATCAGGTGAAGCATGCCCGTTTTGGACAGACGGGTTATGCTGTGCTTCTCGACCGTTCGGGGAAGTACATTGCATCACCCGGTAAAGAGCGGACGGGATCCGGAAGGCTGGATCAGTCCGTATTTGATCAAATGAAAAAAATGGGAACAAGCGGCCAGTTTTACACAAAAATCGGCGGACAGCAGAAACTGCTCTGCTTTCAGACAAACAAAACAACCGGATGGACATTAGCGGGTGTTATCGATAAAAGTGAAATCTCTAATCAGGCGAATGTCATCGCTCTGCCGTCAGCGATAACGGTCATTCTGATTATTCTGGCCGTCGTCCTGATATCCAGTGTACTGGTCAGACAGGTCACCGGTCGCCTGGGTCATCTGCAGGAGGCGGCAAAACGGATCGAGGAAGGGGATCTGACTGTCTCGCTGCCTGTAAAGGGATCGGATGAGATTGAGAAACTGACCGGAAGTATCAATAAGATGGCTGCCGTTAACAGGGAGGTATTCAGAAAACTCTCTGAAGTGGCCAGAGAGTTGTCCGGGGCGGCGCAGACGCTTGTGGCGAGCGTGGAAGAAAATACGGCTTCCTCAAATGAAATCAGTGCGACCGTCACCCAGATTGCGACCGGGGCCACGAGTCAGGCATCAGCACTTGATCACAGTCAGTCTTCACTGGATTCGCTGGTTAAGCAGGTTAAACGTATGGATCAGGAGAGCCGGGAAGTGCTCCACGGCGCAAATGAGATGGATGCCACGTCAAAAGGCGGAAGCAGGCAGATGAAGCACCTGTCTAAGCAGTCTGACGCGTCCACCAGGACGACCGGGCAGATTATTGCGGCGGTTACGGATTTGCAGAAACATGCAAAAGAAATCAGTAAGATCATCGATGTGCTGGACAGTATCGCCAGACGGACCAATCTGCTGTCTCTGAATGCGAGTATTGAGGCGGCGCATGCCGGTGAAAATGGCAGAGGTTTTGCTGTTGTGGCCAGTGAAATCCGCAAGCTTGCCGGACAGACCGGTCAGTCGCTGAAGGAAGTGACGGCAACCGTCCGGATGATGACGGAAGGCATGGCGCAGGCCGTCAGTCTGTGTGAAGAGACGAGCGGTCTGATTCGAGATCAGGGGACTGCTGTAAGCGATACGAGCCATGCCTTTGACCAGATTGAAGCCACAGTGGCGAAGAATGTTTCCGGCATCAGGCGGATAACGGATGCCATCCGCAAGACGCAGGACAATATTGAAGAGATCAGTCAGGGAACGCAGACGATTGCTTCGACCAGTGAGGAAACGGCGGCAAGTACGGAAGAAGTCAGCGCTTCAGTTGAGCAGCAGACGGCTTCGATGGAAGAGCTGAGCAAACTGGCTACCGGTCTTGGTCAGCAGGCACAGCGGATGGAAGACGCGATCAGGCACTTTAAAATATAA
- a CDS encoding YjcZ family sporulation protein — MGAVEGYGKNSGFALLVVLFILLIIIGATWVY; from the coding sequence ATGGGTGCTGTTGAAGGATATGGTAAAAATTCGGGGTTCGCACTGCTGGTGGTCCTCTTTATTCTATTGATCATCATCGGAGCCACCTGGGTTTACTGA
- a CDS encoding VanZ family protein produces the protein MLKNRRAFLFWLILSALIIASIYRGSSMPYSEQNLQPFLKAHFEWTAETFPHIDFMYDGVLVTTNNPYAFFEFAVRKASHVAEYALLTFMLINMLMTTVMPRLLSYLCGPAVALCYAMFDEWHQTFIPGRTGHFVDAFTFDLAGMVLAMIAVFLLDIYFRLLYTGSGYQRNPHLGNH, from the coding sequence ATGTTAAAAAACAGAAGAGCTTTCCTGTTCTGGTTGATTCTCTCCGCTCTAATCATCGCAAGTATTTACAGAGGCTCGTCTATGCCTTACTCAGAACAGAATTTACAGCCTTTTTTAAAGGCACATTTTGAATGGACGGCGGAGACCTTCCCGCATATTGACTTTATGTATGACGGGGTGCTGGTCACGACAAATAATCCCTATGCCTTTTTTGAATTCGCCGTACGTAAGGCGAGCCATGTCGCAGAATATGCCCTGCTTACATTTATGCTGATTAATATGCTGATGACGACGGTTATGCCGCGTCTGCTCTCTTACCTGTGCGGCCCGGCCGTAGCCCTGTGCTATGCCATGTTTGATGAATGGCACCAGACCTTTATCCCGGGAAGAACCGGCCATTTCGTTGATGCGTTTACTTTTGATCTGGCGGGGATGGTGCTGGCTATGATTGCCGTTTTTTTGCTGGATATCTATTTCAGACTGCTGTATACCGGGAGCGGATATCAGAGGAATCCGCATCTCGGAAACCATTAG
- a CDS encoding IS3 family transposase has translation MQKVNEYTELPRFRNGLRKEGFRVSLKRVQRLMRRANLRSIIVKKYRPQSNQGPVENRKNVLAQDFTATKINQKWVADITYIHTIKEGWCYLASVMDLCTRKIVGYSFSRSMTTELALRALDNSCVNQNPEPGLILHTDLGSQYTSHEFEKANQEKQIVHSFSKKGCPYDNACIESFHATLKKEEIHQTTYKDFDEARRALFQYIEGWYNRARIHSSLDYLTPQEAEDKFLKTA, from the coding sequence ATACAGAAAGTAAACGAATATACGGAGCTCCCAAGATTCAGAAACGGCTTGAGAAAAGAAGGCTTCAGGGTCAGCCTCAAACGCGTGCAGCGGTTGATGAGACGAGCCAATCTGCGTTCCATCATTGTGAAAAAGTATCGTCCGCAATCGAACCAGGGACCAGTTGAGAACAGAAAAAATGTACTGGCTCAAGATTTTACAGCCACAAAAATCAACCAAAAATGGGTGGCTGATATCACTTATATTCACACAATCAAAGAGGGCTGGTGCTACCTGGCCTCAGTCATGGACTTGTGTACACGAAAAATTGTCGGTTATTCTTTTTCACGGAGCATGACCACGGAGCTCGCCCTGCGGGCTTTAGATAACTCTTGTGTCAATCAAAATCCTGAACCTGGTCTGATCCTGCATACGGATCTTGGCTCCCAGTATACAAGTCATGAATTTGAGAAAGCGAATCAAGAGAAACAAATCGTCCATTCCTTCAGTAAAAAAGGCTGCCCGTACGATAACGCTTGCATTGAATCTTTTCATGCGACCTTGAAGAAAGAGGAAATTCATCAGACGACCTATAAAGATTTCGATGAAGCAAGACGTGCTCTCTTTCAATACATTGAAGGCTGGTACAACAGGGCTAGAATACATAGCTCTCTCGATTATCTGACGCCTCAGGAAGCAGAAGACAAGTTTTTGAAGACGGCCTGA
- a CDS encoding aminotransferase class I/II-fold pyridoxal phosphate-dependent enzyme has product MADDNSQGFLTRCVHVGNGIDKETGAIRRPITMANSYRLPDDASTINWSDPNNLIYTRTTSANQIYLQERLASIEGGEDCVVLASGVAALAGVFFTFLDKNSHVICTDVSYIAVYRLLNEYYPDKYGVEVSLVDTSDLDQIRAAVRPNTKLIHLETPGNPTTRISDIAAIAKIAKKAGALLSVDSTFASPYLQHPLDLGADLVIHSLTKYINGHGDAMGGAVIGRKELIDQIKAQAMVNLGGAISPFNAWLIMRGVVTLPLRMKQHSETAQKVAEFLESYPAVTFVRYPGLKSHPQHELAKRQMSLYSGMMSFGLDADVETNNKFVNSLKLIISAVSLGHDESLIVYIGPDDERKDYYPEIFREHGFLRFSVGLENAEDLIADLKQAFKQAGL; this is encoded by the coding sequence ATGGCAGACGATAACAGTCAGGGATTTCTGACACGCTGCGTGCATGTGGGAAACGGAATTGATAAAGAGACGGGGGCGATCCGGCGTCCGATTACGATGGCAAACAGTTACAGACTGCCGGATGATGCCTCAACGATCAACTGGAGTGATCCGAATAATCTGATATATACACGGACGACATCGGCGAATCAAATTTATCTGCAGGAGCGTCTGGCTTCGATCGAAGGCGGGGAAGATTGCGTCGTCCTGGCCAGCGGTGTAGCGGCACTGGCCGGTGTGTTCTTCACTTTTCTTGATAAAAACTCGCATGTCATCTGCACAGATGTTTCCTATATTGCTGTATACCGGCTTTTAAATGAATATTACCCGGATAAGTATGGGGTGGAGGTGTCGCTTGTCGATACGTCCGATCTGGATCAGATCCGTGCTGCGGTCCGGCCAAATACGAAACTGATCCATCTGGAGACCCCGGGCAATCCGACGACGCGGATCAGTGACATTGCAGCGATTGCGAAAATCGCGAAAAAAGCGGGTGCCCTTCTTTCCGTGGACAGTACGTTTGCTTCGCCGTATCTGCAGCATCCGCTTGATCTGGGTGCTGATCTGGTCATTCACAGTCTGACGAAATACATTAACGGGCACGGTGACGCGATGGGCGGTGCCGTGATCGGGCGGAAAGAACTGATCGACCAGATTAAGGCCCAGGCAATGGTCAATCTCGGTGGGGCGATCAGCCCGTTCAACGCCTGGCTGATTATGCGTGGTGTGGTCACGCTTCCGCTTCGGATGAAGCAGCACAGTGAGACGGCGCAGAAGGTGGCTGAATTTCTCGAATCGTATCCGGCGGTGACTTTTGTCCGTTATCCCGGGTTGAAGAGCCATCCGCAGCATGAACTGGCGAAGCGGCAGATGAGCCTGTACTCCGGTATGATGTCGTTTGGACTAGATGCAGATGTTGAGACCAATAATAAATTTGTCAATTCACTGAAACTGATCATTTCTGCCGTGTCACTCGGTCATGATGAGAGCCTGATTGTTTACATCGGACCGGATGATGAACGGAAAGACTATTACCCTGAGATTTTCAGAGAACATGGATTTCTCAGATTCAGTGTCGGCCTGGAAAATGCAGAGGATCTGATCGCCGACCTGAAACAGGCATTTAAACAGGCCGGATTGTGA
- a CDS encoding OsmC family protein — protein sequence MTLVSDSKGLTFNSSHGNLKINTEGDFTPGDLLVTSVAGCSGLVFKKILANRGISYDELRVDTTHKRADEKPRRFTQITIHMTLKGHGLDEKLIQRLFTHVYPNCTIAQSVKGAIDVEEELEIVED from the coding sequence ATGACACTTGTCTCTGACTCGAAAGGTCTGACTTTTAATAGTTCACATGGAAATCTGAAGATCAATACGGAAGGTGATTTCACCCCGGGCGACTTGCTGGTTACATCCGTCGCTGGCTGCAGCGGACTTGTCTTCAAAAAAATTCTGGCCAACCGTGGCATCAGCTATGATGAGCTGAGAGTTGACACCACACACAAACGGGCGGACGAAAAACCCCGTCGGTTTACACAGATCACCATTCATATGACACTTAAAGGTCATGGGCTTGATGAAAAGCTGATCCAACGCCTGTTCACACACGTCTATCCCAACTGCACTATTGCCCAGTCTGTCAAAGGTGCCATTGACGTTGAGGAAGAGCTGGAGATTGTGGAGGATTAA